Proteins encoded by one window of Epinephelus moara isolate mb chromosome 18, YSFRI_EMoa_1.0, whole genome shotgun sequence:
- the socs3a gene encoding suppressor of cytokine signaling 3a: MVTHSKFDSAMSSSLLDSSMRLPYRYKTFTSKTQYQMVLATLHKLQESGFYWGAITGKEANAMLAGEATGTFLIRDSSDNRHLFALSVKTASGTKNLRIQCDSSSFYLQTDPKNIQSVPHFDCVLKLVHFYMAQSKGNTRSGSIYYIYSGGEKIPLELIKPLSCSLSTLQHLCRKTVNGHLDISTKRDQLPHPLKEFLQEYDAPI; this comes from the coding sequence ATGGTAACTCACAGCAAGTTTGACTCCGCAATGAGCAGCAGCCTCTTGGACTCCAGCATGCGGCTGCCATACCGTTACAAGACTTTCACCTCCAAAACGCAGTACCAGATGGTCCTCGCCACCCTCCACAAGCTCCAGGAGAGTGGCTTCTACTGGGGCGCCATCACCGGGAAGGAGGCCAACGCCATGCTGGCGGGTGAGGCAACGGGCACGTTCCTCATCAGGGACAGCTCCGACAACAGACACCTGTTCGCCCTCAGTGTCAAGACGGCGTCGGGCACCAAGAACCTGCGCATCCAGTGTGACTCTTCCTCTTTTTACCTGCAAACAGACCCTAAGAACATTCAGTCTGTCCCCCACTTTGACTGCGTCCTCAAGCTGGTCCATTTCTACATGGCTCAGAGCAAAGGGAACACGCGCAGTGGGAGTATCTACTACATTTACTCTGGAGGGGAGAAGATCCCTCTGGAGCTCATCAAACCTCTCTCCTGCAGCTTATCCACGTTGCAGCACCTGTGCAGGAAAACAGTAAATGGACATTTGGACATTTCTACTAAAAGAGACCAACTTCCTCATCCTCTTAAGGAGTTTCTCCAGGAATATGACGCTCCTATCTAG